A genomic stretch from Salarias fasciatus chromosome 10, fSalaFa1.1, whole genome shotgun sequence includes:
- the rsf1b.1 gene encoding remodeling and spacing factor 1 isoform X3: MSAPAAAPSSAPALGPNFAVICSFLERYGALLDLPELTFPQLERDLRDSCSVPKLLVDLHVKLLRKIGKSVSADRWEKYLVKVCQELSSTWAWELEEKGYQQMTLESKTGILKYLCECQFDDNVKFKTAINDEDPDKMRVQPIGRDKDGLMYWFQLDQDNNVRMYVEEQDDLDGSSWKCIVRDRNELAEVVALLKTQIDPELLKRELEKKAQQEEDKDGAEGEAKKTDETSDDDSKDSSKAVCPVSPKTEDKDKTTASDGLKTETETSEDKSSTVNGAVDSKPEAESIGAKAQSIKEEPMEVSDCKTSTSETTKSSLSPCLSVKTEKEAEEVKKTEEFQPSMKNDQQAKIPLKKRGMKFTEDFDRNSAIITQNPSACGLKEAPKAPEQNRGRNDHINGDVQATSDKETLKDREHSIQPEKCKDVASGKDRKDQVCTETKETPGLEEKGTIKDRTQAAQSHQDGREKEGVAKDEGKVAEVRKDEGKAAGGRKDEGRKDEGRKDEGKAAGGRKDEGRKDEGRKDEGKAAGGRKDEGRKDEGRKDEVRKDEGKAAGGRKDEVRKDEGKAAGGRKDEGRKDEVRKDEGKVAEGRKDEVRKDEGKAAGGRKDEGKVAEGRKDEGKAAGGRKDEGRKDEGKAAGGRKDEGRKDEVRKDEGKAAGGRKDEGKAAGGRKDEGKAAGGKAAEVRRDEGRKDEGKAAEVRRDEGRKDEGKAAEVRRDEGRKDEGKAAEVRKDEGRKDEVRKDEGKAAEGKAAEVRRDEGRKDEGKAAEVRRDEGRKDEGKAAEVRRDEGRKDEGKAAEVRKDEGRKDKVRKDEGKAAGGRKDEVRKDEGKAAEGRKDEGKAAEGRKDEVRKDEGKAAEGRKDEVRKDEGKAAEGRKDEGRKDEGRKDEVRKDEGKAAEGRKDEGKAAEGRKDEVRKDEGRKDEGKAAEVRKDEVRKDEGRKDEGKAAEGRKDEVRKDEGRKDEGKAAEVRKDEVRKDEGRKDEGRKDEGKAAEVRKDKVCPDQKKSPDMGMKSSDPKAKVLAMVEKTPTEQPGRERMKMEAHKSPPPADAMPPPEDINSVVETSLNHEEKKESKPAAAEHRDGTSIKDRTATSIEFQTLNVNRQRKSKDSGESEETHEDSHMDTSVSSQTPEAETSESITDKPTKLSHQKHKETSQTTAGKSEKPVVSEQSGGSAEKLPAGEDPPQKSVLCLNPVSQSDAKEAEEPSVSEGSQEKEDAKGSTEPPGKELDQSQASKPAKMDIQDADGRTAVDCGDSPALHAGKKRDSTSEPMEVTELDDKFNRTENDGLKSVLQMKTGEVSSGRDEASSPVKKTNISEESKNTAENPETGDEKVSTDEKRQIKDTKNVPGKESKKDREEDKKTLSKPQDPQSSSEPEKHPSKETDPPADGGEKTASPVNRDLANGVEALMDIQLADIRRKNKSLAHRRKAELQREERQGDSESDTNTGMSLRRSPRISRPTPKAVEIQDKKVEKSAATPPKSKDKDEEGDDDEEEEDEEEAKAVQKKPREKKAVQEGQPKPKGRKRRKLRWSNTRTRRRKKDSEDEDDNSDEESSEDEESEEEDDDSDEDYKVERSRKRRGRNRERRSSDSSTSSDDDLPPNDDPCKHCGLPNHPELILLCDSCDSGYHTACLRPPLMIIPYGEWFCPPCQHKQLCDKLEEQLLNLDTALKKKERAERRKERLIYVGISLENIITPSVEVEEEKPEVLIKEKKEAKRSKSWGRRSTRAKKTISYRFDEFDEAIEEAIEEDIKEAEGGGAGRGKDMANITGHRGKDMSTILQAEEGKENGRPPRPSAAQRRKKRRRLNDLDSDSTVDEEESEDEFRLSDSSEEEFVASDNATEPESEQEDSDGGSSGKRRRSSHSRRAVKCRRSSRKRRRPRGYSDDEEDETDEDDDDEEIVTEGSSEFSDSDLDMSRRRSRRSHKKQVNYCETSESEGSQAGTNRARMKPGRLPDSSESDASFSKESSEERRERRPQRRADSSEDESRQRRRRLALKRRRASEDDDSDDSSDDSSEEDRPVRKRVNRIDSDDEEEEEEPTPQEEEKPKEREESKGTAPSEPPPIKSLEGLAGRPAPAPPLDPPKNTSAAAPNGLVGTDVAAPDEDEDDLLGVTDLVDYVCNNEDL, encoded by the exons TACCTGTGCGAGTGTCAGTTTGACGACAACGTGAAGTTCAAGACGGCCATCAACGACGAGGACCCCGATAAGATGCGCGTGCAGCCCATCGGCCGGGACAAGGACGGCCTGATGTACTGGTTCCAGCTGGACCAGGACAACAACGTGCGCATGTACGTGGAGGAGCAGGACGACCTGGACGGATCCTCCTGGAAGTGCATCGTCAG AGACAGAAACGAGCTGGCCGAGGTGGTGGCTCTGCTGAAGACCCAGATCGACCCGGAGCTGCtgaagagggagctggagaagaaagctcagcaggaggaagacaagGACGGCGCCGAAG GTGAAGCTAAAAAGACAGACGAAACCTCCGATGATGACAGCAAAGACTCCAGCAAGGCCGTCTGTCCAGTCTCACCAAAGACAGAGGACAAAGACAAAACGACAGCGAGTGACGGCCTGAAGACAGAAACGGAGACCTCTGAGGACAAATCTTCAACAGTAAACGGAGCCGTCGACAGCAAACCTGAGGCTGAAAGCATCGGCGCTAAAGCCCAGAGCATCAAAGAAGAACCCATGGAGGTGTCGGACTGTAAGACGAGTACCAGCGAAACAACCAAATCCTCCCTGTCACCATGTTTAtcagtgaagacagaaaaagaggcggaggaggtgaagaagacAGAGGAGTTCCAGCCAAGCATGAAGAACGACCAGCAGGCCAAAATCCCCCTGAAGAAGAGAGGGATGAAGTTCACTGAGGACTTTGACAGAAACAGTGCCATCATCACACAAAACCCTTCAGCATGTGGCCTCAAGGAGGCGCCCAAAGCTCCGGAGCAGAACAGGGGCAGGAACGATCACATCAACGGAGACGTCCAGGCCACGTCGGACAAAGAGACGCTGAAAGACAGAGAGCACTCAATCCAGCCGGAAAAATGTAAAGACGTGGCTTCAGGCAAGGACAGAAAGGACCAAGTCTGCACAGAGACGAAGGAAACGCCCGGCCTGGAGGAGAAAGGGACGATAAAAGACAGAACACAGGCAGCCCAGTCTCATCAAGATGGCAGAGAAAAGGAGGGTGTGGCCAAGGACGAGGGCAAGGTGGCTGAGGTCAGGAAGGACGAGGGCAAGGCTGCCGGGGGCAGGAAGGACGAGGGCAGGAAGGACGAGGGCAGGAAGGACGAGGGCAAGGCTGCCGGGGGCAGGAAGGACGAGGGCAGGAAGGACGAGGGCAGGAAGGACGAGGGCAAGGCTGCCGGGGGCAGGAAGGACGAGGGCAGGAAGGACGAGGGCAGGAAGGACGAGGTCAGGAAGGACGAGGGCAAGGCTGCCGGGGGCAGGAAGGACGAGGTCAGGAAGGACGAGGGCAAGGCTGCCGGGGGCAGGAAGGACGAGGGCAGGAAGGACGAGGTCAGGAAGGACGAGGGCAAGGTGGCTGAGGGCAGGAAGGACGAGGTCAGGAAGGACGAGGGCAAGGCTGCCGGGGGCAGGAAGGACGAGGGCAAGGTGGCTGAGGGCAGGAAGGACGAGGGCAAGGCTGCCGGGGGCAGGAAGGACGAGGGCAGGAAGGACGAGGGCAAGGCTGCCGGGGGCAGGAAGGACGAGGGCAGGAAGGACGAGGTCAGGAAGGACGAGGGCAAGGCTGCCGGGGGCAGGAAGGACGAGGGCAAGGCTGCCGGGGGCAGGAAGGACGAGGGCAAGGCTGCCGGGGGCAAGGCGGCTGAGGTCAGGAGGGACGAGGGCAGAAAGGACGAGGGCAAGGCGGCTGAGGTCAGGAGGGACGAGGGCAGAAAGGACGAGGGCAAGGCGGCTGAGGTCAGGAGGGACGAGGGCAGAAAGGACGAGGGCAAGGCGGCTGAGGTCAGGAAGGACGAGGGCAGGAAGGACGAGGTCAGGAAGGACGAGGGCAAGGCGGCCGAGGGCAAGGCGGCTGAGGTCAGGAGGGACGAGGGCAGAAAGGACGAGGGCAAGGCGGCTGAGGTCAGGAGGGACGAGGGCAGAAAGGACGAGGGCAAGGCGGCTGAGGTCAGGAGGGACGAGGGCAGAAAGGACGAGGGCAAGGCGGCTGAGGTCAGGAAGGACGAGGGCAGGAAGGACAAGGTCAGGAAGGACGAGGGCAAG GCTGCCGGGGGCAGGAAGGACGAGGTCAGGAAGGACGAGGGCAAGGCGGCCGAGGGCAGGAAGGACGAGGGCAAGGCAGCTGAGGGCAGGAAGGACGAGGTCAGGAAGGACGAGGGCAAGGCGGCTGAGGGCAGGAAGGACGAGGTCAGGAAGGACGAGGGCAAGGCGGCCGAGGGCAGGAAGGACGAGGGCAGGAAGGACGAGGGCAGGAAGGACGAGGTCAGGAAGGACGAGGGCAAGGCAGCTGAGGGCAGGAAGGACGAGGGCAAGGCGGCTGAGGGCAGGAAGGACGAGGTCAGGAAGGACGAGGGCAGGAAGGACGAGGGCAAGGCGGCTGAGGTCAGGAAGGACGAGGTCAGGAAGGACGAGGGCAGGAAGGACGAGGGCAAGGCGGCTGAGGGCAGGAAGGACGAGGTCAGGAAGGACGAGGGCAGGAAGGACGAGGGCAAGGCGGCTGAGGTCAGGAAGGACGAGGTCAGGAAGGACGAGGGCAGGAAGGACGAGGGCAGGAAGGACGAGGGCAAGGCGGCTGAGGTCAGGAAGGACAAGGTCTGCCCAGACCAGAAGAAAAGCCCAGACATGGGCATGAAAAGTTCAGACCCGAAGGCGAAAGTTCTGGCCATGGTGGAAAAAACTCCCACAGAGCAGCCCGGAAGAGAAAGAATGAAGATGGAAGCACACAagtctcctccaccagcagacGCAATGCCGCCACCTGAAGACATCAACAGTGTGGTGGAGACATCCTTAAAtcatgaagagaagaaagagtccaaaccagcagctgcagagcaccGTGATGGGACCTCCATAAAAGACAGAACAGCAACGTCCATCGAGTTCCAGACACTAAACGTAAACCGCCAACGCAAATCGAAAGATTCAGGAGAATCAGAGGAAACCCATGAAGACTCCCATATGGACACATCAGTGTCCAGTCAGACTCCAGAAGCAGAGACGTCAGAGAGCATCACAGACAAACCCACTAAACTGAGCcaccagaaacacaaagagacgtCCCAGACTACGGCAGGGAAATCAGAGAAACCTGTAGTTTCAGAACAGTCAGGAGGATCTGCGGAGAAACTACCTGCAGGAGAAGATCCTCCGCAGAAATCCGTCCTCTGTCTAAACCCTGTGTCACAATCCGACGCTAAGGAAGCAGAAGAACCGTCGGTCAGTGAGGGGTCCCAGGAAAAAGAGGACGCCAAGGGAAGCACAGAACCTCCTGGTAAAGAGCTGGACCAATCCCAGGCAAGTAAGCCTGCAAAGATGGACATCCAGGACGCAGATGGAAGGACAGCTGTGGACTGTGGTGACAGCCCAGCTCTGCATGCTGGCAAGAAGAGAGACTCTACGTCCGAGCCGATGGAAGTAACGGAACTGGACGATAAATTCAACCGAACAGAGAACGACGGGTTGAAGTCTGTCCTTCAGATGAAGACCGGAGAGGTGTCTTCAGGGAGAGATGAAGCATCCAGTCCTGTGAAGAAGACAAATATCTCTgaagaaagcaaaaacacagctgaaaacCCAGAGACTGGCGACGAGAAAGTGTCCACTGACGAGAAGAGACAAATCAAAGATACTAAGAATGTCCCTGGCAAGGAGAgcaaaaaagacagagaggaggacaagAAAACCTTGTCCAAACCGCAAGACCCCCAATCCTCCAGCGAACCCGAGAAACACCCGAGCAAAGAAACAGACCCTCCCGCTGACGGAGGCGAGAAGACGGCGTCTCCGGTGAACCGGGACCTGGCCAACGGCGTGGAGGCTCTGATGGACATCCAGCTGGCTGACATTCGCCGGAAAAACAAATCTCTGGCGCACCGCCGGAAAGCCGAGCTGCAGCGAGAGGAGCGGCAGGGAGACTCGGAGTCGGACACCAACACGGGGATGTCCCTCCGGAGGTCGCCCAGGATCTCCAGGCCCACGCCCAAAGCCGTGGAGATCCAGGACAAGAAGGTGGAGAAGTCTGCCGCGACGCCGCCCAAGAGCAAGGACAAGGACGAGGAAGGGGACGatgacgaggaagaggaggatgaggaggaggcgAAGGCCGTCCAGAAGAAGCCCAGAGAGAAGAAGGCGGTCCAGGAGGGACAACCCAAACCCAAG gggaggaagaggcggaAGCTGCGCTGGTCCAACACCAGGACCCGCCGCAGGAAAAAAGACTCCGAGGACGAAGACGACAACAGCGACGAGGAGTCCAGCGAGgacgaggagagcgaggaggaggacgacgacagCGACGAAGACTACAAGGTGGAGCGGTCCCGGAAGAGGCGCGGCAGGAACCGCGAGAGGCGGAGCTCCGACTCGTCCACGTCCAGCGACGACGACCTGCCGCCCAACGACGACCCCTGCAAGCACTGCGGCCTTCCAAACCACCCCGAGCTG ATCTTGCTGTGCGACTCCTGCGACAGCGGCTACCACACGGCGTGCCTGCGGCCCCCCCTCATGATCATCCCGTACGGGGAGTGGTTCTGCCCCCCCTGTCAGCAC aagcagctctgcgacaagctggaggagcagctgctgaaccTGGACACCGctctgaagaagaaggagcGGGCAGAGAGACG GAAAGAGCGTCTGATCTACGTGGGAATCAGCCTGGAGAACATCATCACGCCGTCT gtggaggtggaggaggagaagcccgAGGTCCTCatcaaggagaagaaggaggccAAGAGGAGCAAGAGCTGGGGCCGAAGGTCCACCAGGGCCAAGAAGACCATCAGCTACAG GTTCGACGAGTTCGACGAGGCCATCGAGGAGGCCATCGAGGAGGACATcaaagaagcagagggaggag GAGCCGGTCGGGGTAAAGACATGGCCAACATCACGGGCCACAGAGGAAAGGACATGTCCACCATCCTGCAGGCGGAGGAAGGCAAAGAGAACGGCCGGCCGCCGCGGCCCAGCGCCGCCCAGCGCCGGAAGAAGAGGCGGCGGCTCAACGACCTGGACAGCGACAGCACGGTggacgaggaggagagcgaggacgaGTTCCGGCTCAGCGACAG CTCCGAGGAAGAGTTTGTGGCCTCGGACAACGCCACGGAACCTGAGTCGGAGCAGGAGGACAGcgacggcggcagcagcgggaAGCGACGGCGGTCGTCCCACTCCAGGAGGGCGGTGAAGTGCAGGAGGAGctccaggaagaggaggaggcccCGAGGATACTCCgacgacgaggaggacgagacggacgaggacgacgacgacgaggaaATCG tGACTGAAGGCTCCAGTGAGTTCAGCGACAGCGACCTGGATATGAGCCGCCGGCGGTCTCGGCGCAGCCATAAGAAGCAGGTGAACTACTGCGAGACCTCCGAGTCCGAGGGATCCCAGGCCGGGACCAACCGGGCCAGGATGAAGCCTGGGAGACTGCCGGACAGCTCGGAGAGCgacg cgaGTTTCTCCAAAGAGTCTTCAGAGGAGCGGCGGGAGCGGCGGCCCCAGAGGAGGGCCGACTCCTCGGAGGACGAGTCCCGGCAGCGCCGCAGACGCCTGGCGCTCAAACGGCGGCGAGCGTCTGAAGACGACGACTCGGACGACTCCTCGGACGATTCTTCGGAGGAAGACCGGCCCGTCCGCAAGAGGGTGAACCGCATCGACTCggacgacgaggaggaggaggaggagcccacgccccaggaggaggagaaacccaaggagagggaggagtcaAAGGGAACCGCGCCGTCGGAGCCGCCGCCCATCAAGAGCCTGGAGGGCCTCGCCGGGCGGCCCGCGCCGGCCCCGCCTCTCGACCCGCCCAAGAACACGAGCGCCGCGGCGCCCAACGGGCTGGTGGGGACGGACGTGGCGGCGccggacgaggacgaggacgacctGTTAGGAGTCACAGACCTGGTGGACTACGTCTGCAATAACGAGGACCTGTAG